A genome region from Candidatus Delongbacteria bacterium includes the following:
- a CDS encoding T9SS type A sorting domain-containing protein, producing the protein MSKKIKMIAIFIALFLGLLQSQEWQPIGPLSGKFLSVEWNKSNENEIFASYSNSIFKSVDHGNSWDVCFGISEGNYQDFMIFNLFSDPSNSETLYFAGKILNNPNLPENGLYRSTDGGLTFDLLLSAPVDDFIIHPTSGKIITFHGSDSCRNMKVSSNSGLTFSEIQNPPLRIKELAFDPSNDNIVYATSYYGLYKTINGGESWDLIGFENQELKLCYTNPNQSDEIWIGSPMFCDNEFLYKSIDGGSNWDLVDLPYTQSFSDHPHQMVIGLNSNNIYIAETNEVFVSNDGGLTWSVTSFNIDTEYYYPNDMTMNCNDENEIIVVTDNLAKQTANGGVTWEPFQIVAGESEVIETAVNPNGGYYLYSGNCWGINRYDSFNNSWTDMTQPGIFGIGVKAIGIDNNIPGLVIKGIRNSINNGIIYKSTDYCSTGTKVWDNMDDQGGFITEIIKSPVVDGLFYGVTWDELIPAQFIKSTDNGDTWVVLDQSGSIHSKMTDIVVDYQNPDNIFIFGNGIVSKSVDGGVSFIQSCNGIPFEGVYDGTINPYDGNILFVSVTSGIFKTVDGGNNWFQVAQSDDSAIRIEYNPVFPAMIAAVTFNEKIIISYDNGVTWNDITGLINANFNDVTFSPDGKQILVSTTSQGIYRLDLDDSYLIPKNLISVVNGFNVQLSWEDVSGIENYSVYLDGVKVDTTSESNYSDFYLQPGNHTYNVASMINGIESNLSNSTFVVIDGSDLPAPRNLDSHIENFRDIVLDWDEPSDGNEPVWLHYDNGSSAGSWETMVGGTFDIVVRYTPDDLDDFDGKVLSEIRFYPTNEFGNHWARVWIGDDLVVDDQLSNLNFNTWNSYILPEPISIDITKELTFGIKVEAFFGPISSYDSGPSVKPGYSDLILMGSTQYTLADYGYNTNNNIQGCIISQDLKSEKNIIGYKMYKEGSYLATISNNEELTYSDINLEFGNYHYAVTAIYDDGESVPSNELFINLKDPFSPPKDLHYEIVGANDVKLLWTSPDFQSNEIVDLKYSNSNDEGRLNFMIGSTIDAFIKFSSEDLEEYVGSSLISISFKPVNNFGNYTLKVLKGDGVEIYTEVITEFNYNEMTEFQLSTPLTIPNNEDIWFGFSVEIMGGDAVSYDSQSTVKTGFSDIIGFGGTWRSLAEYGISGNNNIIAKVSNSTGSITPVLTGYKVYKDNEILTELNDPNILGYTDNNVTFDFTHSYAVSALYGNEESVLSIPVSLMISNPYIAPINLTVNQVSITNVLNWEMPEDIYKLHWDDGICNDGLGSTEGGDLMAGIRFAPEHLPQAELFHIKRVRFFPREIYPTTIQIYVGEMADSLIYEEELSSINPMEWNNIVLSNSVEASNSNYLWIVYKMENTGVEAHPIGLDDGPAESEFGDLVSLDNGENWLVLSHNGINGNINLQVEAVDDNGKTLSFANNNFKEKSFSTKQNNLFSKKLLSKSKESLKLTKDVVLKGFNIYRNDLLISEITDENSRSFIDNDITSGETYNYYATAVYEGDIESPHSNTVILIVTEIDEDLLPLITKLYNNYPNPFNPTTTIRFDLANSEKVKISVFNYAGELVSTLVNEYREKGSYSMKVDLTNLSSGVYFYQMKTGSYTKVKKMIMTK; encoded by the coding sequence ATGAGTAAAAAAATTAAAATGATAGCTATCTTTATAGCTTTATTTCTTGGACTACTTCAATCACAGGAATGGCAACCAATTGGACCATTGTCTGGAAAATTCCTTTCAGTCGAATGGAATAAATCAAATGAAAATGAGATTTTTGCTTCTTACTCAAATTCGATTTTTAAAAGCGTTGATCATGGGAATAGTTGGGATGTTTGTTTTGGTATATCTGAGGGTAATTATCAAGATTTCATGATCTTTAACTTGTTTAGTGATCCTTCAAATTCTGAAACTTTATATTTTGCTGGAAAGATTCTGAACAATCCTAATCTTCCTGAAAATGGTCTTTATAGATCAACTGATGGAGGATTAACTTTTGATTTGCTTTTATCTGCTCCTGTAGATGACTTCATCATTCATCCAACTTCAGGAAAAATTATTACTTTTCATGGTAGTGATAGCTGCCGAAACATGAAGGTTTCTTCAAATAGTGGTCTAACATTTTCAGAGATTCAAAACCCTCCTTTGAGAATTAAAGAACTTGCGTTCGACCCAAGCAATGATAATATAGTTTATGCTACTTCTTATTACGGATTGTATAAAACTATTAATGGTGGAGAGAGTTGGGATCTTATAGGATTTGAAAATCAAGAGTTAAAGCTTTGTTATACAAATCCAAATCAAAGCGATGAAATTTGGATAGGTTCTCCAATGTTTTGTGATAATGAATTTCTTTATAAAAGTATTGATGGAGGAAGTAATTGGGATTTGGTAGATCTGCCTTACACACAGAGCTTTTCAGATCATCCTCATCAAATGGTTATCGGTTTAAATTCCAATAATATTTATATCGCTGAAACAAACGAAGTATTCGTTTCCAATGATGGCGGATTAACTTGGAGTGTTACAAGTTTCAATATCGATACTGAATACTATTATCCAAATGATATGACAATGAATTGTAATGATGAAAATGAGATAATTGTCGTCACAGATAATCTTGCAAAGCAAACTGCAAATGGAGGTGTAACTTGGGAACCTTTTCAAATCGTAGCAGGAGAATCTGAAGTTATTGAAACAGCTGTCAATCCAAATGGAGGTTATTATTTGTATTCCGGTAATTGTTGGGGAATCAATAGATATGATTCTTTCAATAATTCTTGGACAGATATGACTCAGCCGGGAATATTTGGTATTGGTGTAAAAGCAATTGGAATAGATAATAATATACCAGGATTGGTAATAAAAGGTATTAGAAATAGTATTAACAATGGAATTATTTATAAAAGCACTGATTATTGTTCCACGGGAACCAAAGTTTGGGATAATATGGATGACCAAGGTGGTTTCATTACTGAAATTATTAAATCTCCTGTTGTGGATGGTCTGTTTTACGGAGTAACCTGGGATGAATTGATTCCTGCACAATTCATTAAATCTACTGACAATGGAGACACTTGGGTAGTTTTAGATCAAAGTGGTTCTATCCATAGTAAAATGACCGATATTGTGGTCGATTATCAAAATCCTGATAATATTTTTATTTTTGGAAACGGAATAGTATCAAAGTCAGTTGATGGTGGAGTTTCATTTATACAATCGTGTAATGGAATACCTTTTGAAGGAGTTTATGATGGTACCATAAATCCCTATGATGGTAATATTTTATTTGTATCTGTAACATCAGGTATTTTTAAAACTGTTGATGGCGGAAATAATTGGTTTCAAGTTGCTCAGAGTGATGATTCTGCTATTCGGATAGAGTATAATCCTGTTTTTCCCGCAATGATAGCCGCTGTTACTTTTAATGAAAAGATTATCATATCTTATGATAATGGAGTTACTTGGAATGATATAACAGGATTGATTAACGCTAATTTTAACGATGTAACATTTAGTCCAGATGGCAAACAGATTTTGGTATCCACAACATCACAAGGAATTTATAGATTAGATTTAGATGATTCATATCTTATTCCAAAAAATTTGATATCTGTTGTAAATGGATTCAATGTTCAGTTAAGTTGGGAAGATGTGTCAGGTATTGAGAACTATAGCGTTTATCTTGATGGGGTAAAGGTTGATACAACTTCAGAATCAAATTATTCAGATTTTTATCTTCAACCAGGAAATCATACTTACAATGTAGCTTCTATGATAAATGGGATAGAATCAAATTTGTCAAATAGTACTTTTGTGGTTATTGATGGAAGTGATTTGCCTGCTCCAAGAAATTTGGATAGTCATATTGAAAATTTTAGAGATATTGTTCTCGATTGGGATGAGCCTTCAGATGGGAATGAACCTGTTTGGTTACATTATGATAATGGTAGCTCAGCTGGTAGTTGGGAGACGATGGTAGGTGGGACATTTGACATTGTTGTAAGATATACTCCAGATGATCTGGATGACTTTGATGGAAAAGTATTATCTGAAATTAGATTTTATCCGACTAATGAGTTTGGAAATCACTGGGCAAGAGTGTGGATTGGTGATGATCTTGTTGTTGATGATCAATTATCAAATCTCAATTTTAATACATGGAATAGCTATATATTGCCAGAACCAATAAGTATTGATATTACGAAGGAACTAACATTTGGAATAAAAGTTGAGGCTTTTTTTGGACCAATTTCATCTTATGATAGTGGACCTTCAGTGAAACCGGGTTATTCCGATCTAATATTAATGGGTTCAACTCAATATACTTTGGCAGATTACGGTTACAATACAAACAATAATATTCAAGGTTGTATTATATCTCAGGATTTAAAATCAGAAAAGAATATAATTGGTTACAAAATGTACAAAGAGGGTTCGTACTTAGCGACAATAAGTAATAATGAAGAGTTAACTTATTCAGATATAAATCTTGAATTCGGAAATTATCACTATGCTGTTACTGCGATATATGACGATGGTGAATCTGTGCCATCTAATGAATTATTCATAAACTTGAAAGATCCATTCTCTCCTCCAAAAGATTTACACTACGAAATTGTAGGTGCCAATGATGTTAAATTATTATGGACTTCTCCAGATTTTCAATCAAATGAAATTGTTGATCTGAAATATTCTAATAGTAATGATGAGGGTAGGCTCAATTTTATGATAGGATCAACTATAGATGCTTTTATCAAATTCTCTTCTGAAGATTTGGAAGAATATGTAGGAAGTAGTTTGATTTCAATCTCTTTTAAACCTGTTAATAATTTTGGTAATTATACATTAAAAGTATTAAAGGGTGATGGAGTAGAAATCTACACTGAGGTAATTACAGAATTTAACTATAATGAAATGACTGAGTTTCAACTAAGTACTCCTTTAACAATTCCTAATAATGAAGATATCTGGTTTGGGTTTTCTGTAGAAATTATGGGAGGAGATGCCGTATCATACGATAGTCAAAGTACTGTTAAAACTGGGTTTTCAGATATAATTGGTTTTGGAGGAACGTGGCGTAGTCTCGCTGAATATGGAATTAGTGGAAATAATAATATTATAGCTAAAGTTTCCAATTCGACAGGTAGTATTACTCCAGTATTAACTGGCTACAAAGTCTATAAAGATAATGAAATTTTAACTGAGTTAAATGATCCAAACATTCTTGGATATACAGATAATAACGTTACTTTTGATTTTACACATTCCTATGCAGTCTCAGCTCTATATGGCAATGAAGAATCTGTTTTATCTATTCCTGTAAGTCTGATGATATCAAACCCTTACATTGCTCCTATAAATTTAACTGTCAATCAAGTTTCAATTACAAATGTTTTAAATTGGGAGATGCCTGAAGATATTTATAAACTTCATTGGGATGATGGAATTTGTAATGATGGTTTGGGGTCAACGGAAGGTGGAGATTTAATGGCTGGGATAAGATTTGCTCCAGAACATTTACCTCAAGCTGAACTATTTCATATTAAAAGAGTACGTTTTTTTCCAAGAGAGATTTATCCCACAACGATTCAAATATATGTCGGAGAGATGGCAGACTCCTTGATTTATGAGGAGGAGCTCAGCTCAATAAATCCTATGGAATGGAATAATATAGTGTTATCAAATTCGGTAGAAGCTTCGAATAGTAATTATCTCTGGATTGTATATAAAATGGAGAATACTGGTGTAGAAGCTCATCCAATTGGGCTAGATGATGGACCTGCTGAATCTGAATTCGGAGATCTCGTTTCTTTGGATAATGGAGAGAATTGGTTAGTACTTTCTCATAATGGTATAAATGGAAATATAAATTTACAAGTAGAAGCTGTAGATGATAATGGAAAGACATTATCTTTTGCTAACAATAATTTCAAAGAAAAAAGTTTTAGTACAAAGCAAAATAATCTGTTTTCAAAAAAATTATTATCTAAATCAAAAGAAAGTTTAAAATTAACAAAAGATGTGGTTCTAAAAGGATTCAATATTTATCGAAATGATCTGTTAATTTCTGAAATTACAGATGAAAATTCTAGATCTTTTATCGATAATGATATCACCAGTGGTGAAACTTATAACTACTATGCAACAGCTGTTTACGAAGGTGATATCGAATCTCCTCATTCTAACACAGTGATACTAATAGTTACTGAAATAGATGAAGATTTATTACCTCTAATTACTAAACTGTATAACAATTACCCAAATCCATTTAATCCAACGACAACAATAAGATTTGATTTGGCAAATTCAGAAAAAGTAAAAATCTCTGTTTTCAATTATGCTGGTGAATTGGTGAGTACTCTTGTTAATGAATACAGAGAAAAAGGTTCCTATTCTATGAAAGTTGATCTTACAAACTTATCATCAGGAGTATATTTCTATCAAATGAAAACAGGTAGTTATACTAAAGTTAAAAAAATGATTATGACGAAATAA
- a CDS encoding response regulator yields the protein MNETTILLIDDDALSLNSLARGLRLNGIKVDAFNSPVEALEKFNKTNYNIVLSDIMMPIVDGFEILRRIKAVNEEIKVILFTGFYTVEIGQKARFLGADKLFIKPVQIRELAELIDFLIFQVQSNCKVLDEKN from the coding sequence ATGAATGAAACTACTATACTGTTAATTGATGATGATGCGTTAAGTTTAAACAGCTTAGCTAGAGGCTTAAGATTGAATGGAATCAAGGTTGACGCTTTTAATAGTCCTGTTGAAGCTTTAGAAAAATTTAATAAAACAAATTACAATATTGTCTTATCTGATATTATGATGCCTATAGTTGATGGATTTGAAATTTTAAGACGAATTAAAGCAGTGAACGAAGAAATAAAAGTAATTTTATTTACAGGGTTCTATACTGTAGAAATTGGACAGAAAGCAAGATTTCTAGGTGCTGATAAATTATTTATAAAGCCTGTTCAAATCAGAGAATTAGCTGAACTTATCGATTTTTTAATTTTTCAGGTTCAAAGCAATTGTAAAGTATTAGATGAAAAGAATTAA
- a CDS encoding sigma-54-dependent Fis family transcriptional regulator has product MKILLIDDDSLGRKSVSRFLNTYLNFDVVEVESADEGWELFQKNPFPIVISDIRMPGMNGIELLSRIKKSETGKDTDFILITGFGELSTAIEALRAGAYDYLQKPVNVEELAEVVNRSKEHQILISENRALKEANKKHVEKNFEIVKDLEKLKSKYFDVSGLGKIGLFSKSMNQIKKLTEIFHNDREIPVLIQGETGTGKEVIARMIHFNEEEKTKPFIPVNCSAISPALFESELFGYEKGAFTGAKNEGSIGKFELSQGGTIFLDEIGDLPLDMQPKLLRVLQMKELYRIGGTSKIDLDVRVICATNRNLEEMIEKGTFRRDLFFRLNIGNIVIPPLRERKTDIISLATMFLIDTAIKKNKKFRMIHSDAGKILTDYSWPGNVRELQNAIERVVLFNDSVELLPTHLDFLSNSSEQISNTNQLIIDLPLDKFPYSELENEIFSLILKRFAGNKTKTAEYLCITRNRLNRKI; this is encoded by the coding sequence ATGAAAATTCTTCTTATAGATGATGATAGTTTAGGCAGGAAATCCGTTTCAAGATTTCTGAATACTTATTTAAATTTTGATGTAGTTGAAGTGGAAAGTGCTGATGAAGGCTGGGAGTTATTTCAAAAAAATCCTTTTCCTATCGTAATTTCAGACATAAGAATGCCAGGAATGAATGGTATAGAGCTTTTGAGTAGAATAAAAAAATCAGAAACAGGAAAAGACACTGATTTCATTTTAATAACAGGCTTTGGAGAGCTATCAACAGCTATTGAAGCTCTAAGAGCAGGAGCATATGACTATTTACAAAAACCGGTTAATGTTGAAGAATTAGCCGAGGTTGTTAACAGAAGTAAAGAACATCAAATTCTTATCTCTGAAAATAGGGCTTTAAAGGAAGCAAATAAAAAGCATGTTGAGAAAAATTTTGAAATAGTTAAAGATTTGGAAAAATTGAAATCTAAATATTTTGATGTTTCTGGACTTGGAAAGATTGGTCTATTTTCAAAGTCAATGAATCAAATAAAAAAATTAACTGAGATTTTTCACAATGACAGAGAAATTCCTGTATTGATTCAAGGTGAAACAGGTACTGGAAAAGAAGTCATAGCAAGAATGATTCATTTTAATGAAGAAGAAAAAACTAAACCTTTTATTCCAGTAAATTGTTCTGCAATATCACCAGCACTTTTTGAAAGTGAATTGTTTGGATATGAAAAGGGTGCTTTTACTGGAGCTAAAAATGAAGGTAGCATAGGCAAATTTGAATTAAGTCAAGGTGGGACTATATTTCTAGATGAAATTGGAGATCTTCCTTTGGATATGCAACCTAAGCTACTTAGAGTATTACAAATGAAGGAGCTCTACAGAATTGGTGGAACAAGTAAAATTGATCTGGATGTGCGGGTGATTTGTGCAACAAATCGAAACCTTGAAGAGATGATCGAGAAAGGAACTTTCAGAAGAGATCTTTTCTTTAGGTTAAATATTGGAAATATTGTTATACCTCCATTAAGAGAGAGAAAGACTGATATAATTTCTTTGGCAACTATGTTTCTAATTGACACTGCTATAAAGAAAAATAAAAAATTTAGAATGATACACTCTGATGCTGGAAAAATTTTAACTGATTATTCTTGGCCAGGCAATGTAAGAGAGTTACAAAATGCTATTGAAAGAGTAGTTTTGTTCAACGACTCTGTTGAACTTTTACCGACCCATTTAGATTTTTTATCAAATAGTTCAGAGCAAATCAGCAATACTAATCAACTAATTATTGATCTTCCATTAGATAAATTTCCTTATTCAGAGCTTGAAAATGAAATTTTCAGTCTAATTTTAAAAAGATTTGCAGGAAATAAAACTAAAACTGCTGAATATCTTTGTATTACAAGGAACAGATTGAATAGAAAGATCTGA
- a CDS encoding tetratricopeptide repeat protein codes for MEELNELIKKLNITVSIIEKIELLITISDKFRVTNNLKSSLEYAQTALEIATINGLENKFAKIYNLHALYYDAIDQFDKSLDYYQKAKSICEKLNDVENLAVTMNNIGSIYFLHFDKNTSLEYFEKAVELNPKSCKAINNAANTYAQLKKYDKAEKLFLSALEIAKKKNLQRSIAICYLNLVGLTRDIGQLNRSYEYLNFAEKIINTLKNSDMWLYFLMHKSETLIANNEIEKALFVLNEILEKTKQMKSKEFQINCFDIYKRLYLKIGDYKSAYEFSQKEIEIKDELFRLKIKNKLASFHALYEVEQKELKAREMVEKSARLATIGVMAAGITHEINQPLNAISVSANSVLFWNKHNPDVLPKLFVEELEQIAKGVTRIDDIIKHMRSFWVTPNILDDTLSDFNKSIINALSLIERQLYSHGIILETNLTDKELKVRANSVNIEQIVINLVINSMHSLDESTRADKKIRISTYVDNQTCQLQIWDNGIGLQTGTEETVFDPFYSTKKPGKGMGLGLAIVKNLIIKMNGSIKAENSNKGALFTIIIPLEEAV; via the coding sequence TTGGAAGAGTTGAATGAGTTGATAAAAAAACTTAATATTACTGTTTCTATAATCGAAAAAATTGAACTTTTAATTACTATTTCTGACAAATTTAGAGTTACAAACAATTTAAAGAGTTCTCTTGAATATGCCCAAACTGCATTGGAAATAGCTACAATAAATGGATTAGAAAACAAATTTGCTAAAATATATAATCTTCATGCCTTGTATTATGATGCCATTGATCAATTTGATAAATCGTTGGATTATTACCAAAAAGCTAAAAGTATTTGTGAAAAGTTAAATGATGTAGAAAATCTTGCTGTTACAATGAACAATATAGGTAGTATATATTTTTTGCATTTTGACAAGAATACGTCATTGGAGTATTTTGAAAAAGCGGTTGAGTTAAACCCTAAAAGTTGTAAAGCGATCAATAATGCTGCAAACACTTATGCTCAACTTAAAAAATATGATAAGGCTGAAAAACTTTTTCTATCAGCTCTTGAAATTGCAAAAAAAAAAAATTTGCAAAGGAGTATTGCTATTTGCTATCTCAATTTGGTAGGTTTAACTAGAGATATAGGTCAATTGAATAGATCTTATGAATATCTAAACTTTGCTGAAAAAATTATAAATACGTTAAAAAACTCTGATATGTGGCTGTATTTTCTAATGCATAAAAGTGAAACACTCATAGCAAACAATGAAATAGAAAAAGCTCTTTTTGTTCTAAATGAGATTTTAGAGAAAACTAAGCAGATGAAAAGTAAAGAGTTTCAGATAAATTGTTTTGACATTTATAAAAGACTCTATTTGAAAATAGGCGACTATAAATCTGCCTACGAATTTTCTCAAAAGGAGATTGAGATAAAGGATGAATTATTTCGACTAAAAATTAAAAACAAATTAGCATCTTTTCATGCATTATATGAGGTTGAGCAGAAAGAATTAAAGGCCCGTGAAATGGTTGAAAAATCAGCACGTCTAGCTACAATTGGTGTTATGGCTGCCGGAATAACTCATGAAATCAATCAGCCTTTGAACGCAATTTCAGTAAGTGCAAACAGTGTGTTATTTTGGAATAAACACAACCCAGATGTATTACCAAAACTTTTTGTTGAAGAGCTAGAGCAAATTGCTAAGGGAGTCACAAGAATTGATGATATCATCAAGCACATGAGATCTTTTTGGGTTACACCAAATATTCTTGATGATACTCTAAGTGATTTTAACAAATCAATTATCAACGCTCTCTCTTTGATTGAAAGACAACTTTATTCTCATGGGATCATTCTTGAAACGAATCTGACAGATAAAGAGTTGAAAGTTAGAGCAAACAGTGTTAATATTGAACAGATAGTTATTAATTTGGTGATTAATTCTATGCATTCACTGGATGAATCGACCAGAGCAGATAAAAAAATCAGAATTTCTACTTATGTTGATAATCAAACATGTCAATTGCAAATATGGGATAATGGTATTGGTTTACAAACAGGTACTGAAGAAACAGTATTTGATCCATTTTATTCTACAAAAAAGCCAGGTAAAGGAATGGGGCTTGGACTTGCAATTGTGAAAAATCTAATTATAAAAATGAATGGATCAATTAAAGCTGAAAATAGCAATAAAGGAGCTTTGTTCACTATAATTATTCCACTTGAAGAGGCAGTTTAA
- a CDS encoding 2-C-methyl-D-erythritol 2,4-cyclodiphosphate synthase codes for MFRIGNGYDVHKITTGRKLFLGGVEIEWDRGLLGHSDADVLLHAIMDAMLGALALGDIGKHFPDTDEKYRGISSILLLEHVNNLIQDKGYEIVNIDSIVMAEYPKLKPHIDSIREKISNNLGLEVDRVSVKATTTEKLGFVGREEGMAASAVVLLRKV; via the coding sequence ATGTTTAGAATAGGTAATGGCTACGATGTACATAAGATCACTACGGGGAGAAAATTATTTCTTGGTGGTGTGGAAATCGAATGGGATAGAGGGCTTTTAGGTCATAGTGATGCTGATGTACTCTTACATGCTATTATGGATGCGATGCTTGGAGCTCTAGCCTTGGGTGATATTGGAAAGCACTTTCCCGATACAGATGAAAAATATAGAGGAATTTCCTCAATTTTATTGTTAGAGCATGTAAACAATCTCATACAAGATAAAGGCTATGAGATAGTAAATATTGATTCAATTGTTATGGCTGAATATCCAAAATTAAAACCTCACATTGATAGTATAAGAGAAAAAATATCAAATAATTTAGGTCTTGAGGTTGATAGAGTTAGCGTTAAAGCTACAACTACTGAAAAATTAGGCTTCGTAGGCAGAGAAGAGGGTATGGCAGCTTCTGCCGTAGTTTTGTTAAGAAAGGTTTAA
- the rlmD gene encoding 23S rRNA (uracil(1939)-C(5))-methyltransferase RlmD: MKYDLLELVAGKAIYGGKTLSNHGTKKVILERALPGEKVMAYVKQRKKGYLECVAKEFIERSPHRKPHECAYYPYCGGCKMLDVEYSFQLKLKEDAVTDCITRIGKIEDYEKLDIVPSPKDRRYRNKMEFTFSNLKYYFNDEIRDENDVFFLGFHAPKIFNKVIDINHCYLQSEKMNEIFNSLKSICKESGYQAYDVVTHEGFFRYLVMRETFDGKVMINIVTKRFEEQLITDLAKKFVEDNPSIVSIVNTINKGMGNTAYGDESYLIYGEEKVYDYIGKYKFEISVNSFFQVNPFQTENLYNKAFEIGEIQKGDKVIDLYCGVGTISLFAAEKASVVTGFELVENAVLNARKNADINGVTNCDFFSGDLMSIVQERSIFKEKNYDVIITDPPRDGMHPKVINSIVKSGIKKIIYISCNPSTFARDAEMLEAGGYKLFKAGAVDMFPNTYHVEVVSVFEKI; encoded by the coding sequence ATGAAATACGATTTATTGGAACTTGTAGCTGGAAAAGCGATATATGGTGGTAAGACTTTGTCTAATCATGGAACTAAAAAAGTAATTTTGGAGAGAGCCTTACCTGGTGAGAAAGTAATGGCTTATGTTAAGCAGAGAAAGAAAGGCTATCTTGAATGTGTAGCCAAAGAATTTATAGAAAGAAGTCCCCACAGGAAACCTCATGAGTGTGCATACTATCCTTATTGCGGTGGTTGTAAGATGCTGGATGTTGAATATTCTTTTCAGCTTAAACTAAAAGAGGATGCAGTAACTGACTGCATAACAAGAATTGGTAAAATAGAAGATTATGAAAAATTAGATATTGTTCCCTCACCAAAAGATAGACGATACAGAAATAAAATGGAATTCACTTTTTCAAATTTGAAATATTACTTCAATGACGAAATAAGAGATGAAAATGATGTTTTTTTTCTAGGGTTTCATGCCCCCAAAATTTTCAATAAAGTTATTGATATCAACCACTGCTATTTACAATCTGAGAAAATGAACGAGATTTTTAATAGTTTGAAAAGTATTTGTAAAGAAAGTGGTTATCAAGCTTACGATGTGGTAACACATGAAGGATTTTTCAGATATTTGGTTATGAGAGAGACTTTTGATGGAAAAGTGATGATAAATATTGTCACTAAAAGATTCGAAGAACAGCTTATCACAGATTTAGCTAAAAAATTTGTAGAGGATAATCCTTCCATTGTCTCCATTGTTAATACTATCAATAAAGGTATGGGGAATACTGCCTACGGTGACGAATCTTACCTGATTTATGGAGAAGAAAAAGTTTACGACTATATTGGAAAATATAAGTTTGAGATAAGTGTAAACTCTTTTTTTCAGGTAAATCCTTTTCAGACCGAGAATCTATACAATAAGGCTTTTGAGATTGGAGAGATCCAAAAAGGGGATAAAGTTATTGATCTGTATTGCGGTGTGGGTACTATTTCTTTGTTTGCAGCAGAAAAAGCTTCAGTGGTTACAGGCTTTGAATTAGTGGAAAATGCGGTACTTAATGCTAGAAAAAATGCCGATATAAATGGAGTCACAAATTGCGATTTCTTTTCCGGAGATCTGATGAGTATCGTACAGGAAAGATCAATTTTTAAAGAAAAAAATTATGATGTAATAATTACTGATCCTCCAAGAGATGGAATGCATCCGAAAGTCATAAACTCTATTGTAAAATCAGGTATTAAAAAAATTATTTATATATCCTGTAATCCAAGTACATTCGCCAGAGATGCAGAGATGCTTGAAGCTGGTGGTTATAAGCTTTTTAAGGCTGGAGCAGTAGATATGTTTCCTAATACTTATCACGTCGAGGTCGTATCGGTATTCGAGAAAATATAG